From the genome of Lemur catta isolate mLemCat1 chromosome 18, mLemCat1.pri, whole genome shotgun sequence:
GGGAGATGAGTAGGAGAAAGGCTAGAAGGGGTGATGGGCTGGACAATGCAGGGGCTTGTGAGCTGTTGTCAGGAGTTTGCTTTTACTTTGCAGAGGATGGGGAGACACTGCGTGGTTTTGAGCAGAGGACGGATGTGATCTGCCTTGGGTTTTCCTAAGATCCTTCTGGCTGCTAGATTGAGAGTAAACTATGGGGTGAAGGAAAAAGCAGAGATAATCTAGGTGAGAGGTGCTGGGGGTTTAGCCCAGAGTAGTGGCCagatttgggatatattttgaaggtagaccCATTATGTTTTGCTGATGGATGGGACATGGGATGTGAGAGTCAAGGGTGACTCTCAGAATTTTGGCCTGAACACTAGGGGGATGGTTTTGGAGCAGATTGGAGGGAGTCAGGAGCTCTGCTCACTTTGGCGGCTGAGTGCATAATGGAACGTGTTGCTCTTGGATCCAGCTGCCTGCCAGACCCTCTTCCTGGATGGCCCCCGGGCACCACAAACTCAGCTTGTCCAAGATGGATCCCCCCCTTTCCCCAGATTTCCTGCCCAGCACCACTGCCCAGCAACCTAGCCCCTGCCGGCCACCCCTCCTCTGACCACTACAGCCAGTTGGTACCTGTCAGTTTCCTTTGGATCTTTCAGTTCTGCCTTTAACTTCCAACCCAGGACCTGCTGTGCTGTCTCTTGTCTAGACTATTGCAACTGCTCAGGAGCTGAGAAGGAACTAGGTGTATGaatgaaggattaaatgaatgatTTACCGGCCTCCTGATAGGTTTCAGCCAACCTCTCTCCTTCAGCCCAGCCTCCACACCATCCCAGAGGAATCCTTAAAGATACACACATCTGACTATGGCCCTTCCTTGCCTATAAACCATTCACAGCTCCCAAGGCCTACATAGACTTAAACTGGTGGCCTATAGACATGTTTTGTTTGGCCCACATAGtgttttaggtttttctaaaatCTTGAATTAATTAGCATATTATACATTAAAGTCTGGATTTCCTAATTCTCTTAAGAACCTAGAAGAGCTAGTACTGCCAGGTGGTATTTCTCCAGGGCAGCACTTGGCTGATAGATTAAATGACCCACCTGACCCCTGGcatagagctgcagtccccaagccaGGGCCACGGACCAGTAttggtctgtggcctattagggactgggctgcagagctctgcccccTCACCCACCGTGTCCGtaggaaaaaaattgtctttcatgaaacttggggcgggggcaggggccgggggcgcacagcaggagatgagccaCAGgcgagcaagtgaagcttcatctgtgtttacagccactccccatcgctctgagctccgcctccccgcccccgccaccaatccatggaaaaattgtcttccatgaaaccagtctctggtgccaaaaaggctgggaacCGCCAGCCTAGAGGACAGAAGCATAACTTCGGGATAGTGTGCTGCATGCGGTGGGGCTGAAAAGGAGCGATGGTAGGTAAAGTTAAAGTTATGCTGTGGCCAAGTTGTGAAGGGCCTTGAATGTCATTTTAAGAAGTCTTTATCATTTTAAGAAGGGCCAGTAGGAGCAATgaagcaggggagtgacatggTTGGGTTCGTGTTTCTAGCCCAGGCCCTCTGGACaggaggggtccagacaggggcAGAGCACCCAGTGAGAAGGCCTGGCTGCTAGGAGgagtgggtggaggaggaggctggaTGGAGTCTCCCTAAGTCTGAGTCTACTCTCTCTCTTTCAGAACCAGACAGTTACCTTGGACTCAAGCGTGGTCATGAGGGCAGACGGACAGTGCTAAAGACCCAGCCTGGCTCCAGCTGCTTCGAAAGGACTCCAGTGCCCCAGGACCCCGGCCCACAGCCCTCTGCTGCCCACAGGATGGGAGCCTGGGGGATGGGGGCCCAGCCATGAAGGATTGCTGCCCCTCCCAGAAAAAGGCCAGCCCTGCACCCCCCAGGCACACCCCTGACCAAAGCCCAGGCATGGACTCTAGACACAGAAGCCCCATTGAGGCTGGGGAAGGGCCCTCCTACCCTGAGGGCCCTGGTGGGAGCTTGGTCTGTCCCTCTCCAACCTGTATCTCTCCCCAAGAGGCAGCCTCCAAGGAGACATTGGGGGCACGTGGAGCCCTGATCTCAGGGACACTGGAAACCACCTTGTCTGGGAAGCCAGAGCCTGTGTCCTCAGTGAAAATTCATCCCACATCTTCAGAGAACAGAAATCCTATGTTCTTGGAGAAGATGGATTCCAAGTCCTCAAAGCAGGCAGAGTCCACTTCCACTGGAAAGGCAGATACGGGGTCCTCGGGGAAGGCAGAGTCTGCGGTCTTGGGAAAAGGGGCTGTGGCTCCTGGGAAGATGGATCCCATGACCCCAAGAAAGGAAGATCTTGGATCCTTGGGAAAAGTAGATCCTATGTGCAAGGTGGATACAATGTCCCCAAGGAAGGAGGATCCTGTATCCTCAGGCAAAGTGGCTTCTGTGTTCCCAAGAAAGGAGGAGCCCAGGTATTCCGGAAAAGAACATCCTGTGTCCTCAGAAAAGATGAGTCCTACATCTGTGGGAAAAGTAGATCTTGTGTCCTTGGGAAAGAGAGATCCTGAGCCTTCAGGAAAGTTGGATCCTATGTCCTTGGAAGACATAGATTCTGCATCCACAGTAAAGATAGATCCTAGGCTCCCGGGAGGGCTGACTCCAGGGTGGTCAGGCAATATTGAGCCTGTATCTGCTGGAACAGTGGCTCCTGGGTCCTCTGGAAGGGTGGATCCTTCATGCTTGGGAATGGCAGAACTTGCATCTATGGGAAATGTAGAAACTGTGTCCTCCACAAAAGAGGACACTCAGTTCCTGGGAATGACAGACCCTGTCTCCTCAGGAGAGGGGGGTCCTGTGTCTACAGGAATGACAAAAACTGTGTCTGCTGGACATGCAGATCCCATGTCTTCAGGAAAGACACATCCCACATCTTTGAAAAATGTGGACGGCCCGTCTTCAGACAAGGTGGATCCAGTTTCCTTGGGAAAGGTGGATCCCAAGTCCTCGGGAAAGCCAGAGCCCTTGTCTCCTGGGCAGGCAGAATGTGTGTCTGTCGGAAAGACAGAAACGGTATCCTCGGAAAAAGAGGACCCAGTGTCCTCCAGAAAGGAGGATCCCATGTCTGTgggaaacataaaaacattaccATCTGAAAAAGTGAATCCTGACTCTTCAGGAAAGACAGAGCCTGTGTCCGCAGATCCAGGGAATCCCAAGTCCTTGGGGGCAGCAGGTCCCCCATCTGCAGTGAAAGCTGCGACAGTGACTGGGGGGAAAGGAGACCCAATGTCCCCGGAGAAGGCAGGTCCTGTGGCCTCCGGAAAGGTGGGTCCCACAGCCTCAGGGAAGGCTGATGCCCTGGCCGTGGGCAAGGTGGACCCTGTGGGCAGGGGAAAGGTAGTCACTGTCCCCTCTGGAGGAGACTCCTTCATGTCTTTAGGTAAAGGGGTCTCCACAACTCCAGGAAAAGCAGTCCTGGTGTCCTTGGGGAAGGCAGATCCAGTGTCCTTGGGAAAAGCAGAAGCTATCCCAGAGGGAAAGGTGGCTGCTCTGCCTCTAGAGAAGAAGAATCCTGTGAACTCCACAAAAGATCCCAGGGCCTCAGGGAAAGCAGAGCCCAAGTCTGGGGCCACAGCAGAAACGAAGCTCCCTGGGCAAGAGGGTGCTGTGTCCGGAGAAGCAGAAGCTGTGTCTTTGCAAAAGGAGCCGCCTCAAGCCTCAGAGAAGGTGGATCCTGGATCTTCAAAAAAAGCAGACCCCATTGCTTCTGGGAAGGGAGAGCCGGTGCCCCTGGGGCAGGCCGACTCCGCATCTTCCGGAAAAGCAGAGCCCCAATCCTTGGGAAAGGTGCCCCCCCTGGCCAAGTCCgtcccctcctccaggcagtCCGATGGCAAACCCCGCGGTTCAGCCCTGTCTCCCGAGGGTGCCGGGAGCAGCAAGGACCACGTGGGGCCAGAGCGGGAGCCCGTGCCCAGCGCCGAGGCCTCCACCCTGGGCCGGAAAGACCTGGCAGTCGCTGGGGCCGAGAAAAGCCCCCGCCCAGAGGCCGCAACGCCTCCACCCGGGCCGCGGACTCGCGACAACTTCACCAAGGCGCCGTCGTGGGAAGCGggcgccccgccccctccgcgcGAGGACGCGGGCACTCAGGCGGGCACGCAGGCCTGCGTCTCGGTGGCCGTGAGCCCCATGTCTCCGCAGGACGACGCGGGGGGCCCGGCTTTCAGTTTCCAGGCGGCGCCCCGTGCTCCCAGCCCGGCCCCCAGGCCGCCCTCGCGCCGTGACGCGGGCCTGCAGGTGTCGCTGGGCGCCGCTGAGACGCGCTCCGTGGCCACCGGGCCCATGACGCCGCAGGCTGTGGCGCCGCCCGCCGTGCCGCCCGCCTTTCCGGAAGTGCGGGTGCGGCCCGGCTCGGCGCTGGCTGCCGCTGTGGCCCCCCCGGAGGCAGCCGAGCCCGTGCGCGACGTGAGCTGGGACGAGAAGGGCATGACGTGGGAGGTGTATGGCGCCGCCATGGAAGTGGAGGTGCTGGGCATGGCCATCCAGAAGCATCTAGAGCGACAGATCGAGGAGCACGGCCGCCAAGGGGCACCCGCGCCACCGTCAGCCGCCCGAGCGGGCCCGGGCCGCGCGGGCTCGGTGCGCGCTGCGCCCCCCGACGGCGCCGCCAAGCGCCCGCCTGGCCTCTTCCGCGCGCTGCTGCAGAGCGTGCGCCGGCCGCGGTGCTGCTCGCGGGCGGGACCCACGGCCGAGTGATCTGCCCGTTTTATACGCCCGGGTTTCCAACCTTCCCAGGCCCCTAGAAGGGGTCCCCTCTGCGTGCAGCAGGCCTCCGGGGGCTGGGTGGCCTGTAGAGCCTTCTCATCCCCATCTTTTCGGCCcccccctccccaacacacaAATGAACCCCTCTACCAAGCTCCATCGTGTCCGTGAGCCCACGAACCCGGCCAGCCCTGATGCCCTGTTGccccctcacagccctcagctCGACTCCCTCCCGGTCACACTAGGTGACCACGGGGACCTGCTcagcacccccacctcccacccctgagAGCTGAGTCAGGCTCCTGAGATGTCCAGACTGGTGCGTTGAGGTCTCCAGTGGGGCCAGATCCCCCGAACGGGACAGACTGCATG
Proteins encoded in this window:
- the GPRIN1 gene encoding G protein-regulated inducer of neurite outgrowth 1: MEPDMEVENACQPGSGGGCLIQAPLPSNLAPAGHPSSDHYSQLTDSAKDPAWLQLLRKDSSAPGPRPTALCCPQDGSLGDGGPAMKDCCPSQKKASPAPPRHTPDQSPGMDSRHRSPIEAGEGPSYPEGPGGSLVCPSPTCISPQEAASKETLGARGALISGTLETTLSGKPEPVSSVKIHPTSSENRNPMFLEKMDSKSSKQAESTSTGKADTGSSGKAESAVLGKGAVAPGKMDPMTPRKEDLGSLGKVDPMCKVDTMSPRKEDPVSSGKVASVFPRKEEPRYSGKEHPVSSEKMSPTSVGKVDLVSLGKRDPEPSGKLDPMSLEDIDSASTVKIDPRLPGGLTPGWSGNIEPVSAGTVAPGSSGRVDPSCLGMAELASMGNVETVSSTKEDTQFLGMTDPVSSGEGGPVSTGMTKTVSAGHADPMSSGKTHPTSLKNVDGPSSDKVDPVSLGKVDPKSSGKPEPLSPGQAECVSVGKTETVSSEKEDPVSSRKEDPMSVGNIKTLPSEKVNPDSSGKTEPVSADPGNPKSLGAAGPPSAVKAATVTGGKGDPMSPEKAGPVASGKVGPTASGKADALAVGKVDPVGRGKVVTVPSGGDSFMSLGKGVSTTPGKAVLVSLGKADPVSLGKAEAIPEGKVAALPLEKKNPVNSTKDPRASGKAEPKSGATAETKLPGQEGAVSGEAEAVSLQKEPPQASEKVDPGSSKKADPIASGKGEPVPLGQADSASSGKAEPQSLGKVPPLAKSVPSSRQSDGKPRGSALSPEGAGSSKDHVGPEREPVPSAEASTLGRKDLAVAGAEKSPRPEAATPPPGPRTRDNFTKAPSWEAGAPPPPREDAGTQAGTQACVSVAVSPMSPQDDAGGPAFSFQAAPRAPSPAPRPPSRRDAGLQVSLGAAETRSVATGPMTPQAVAPPAVPPAFPEVRVRPGSALAAAVAPPEAAEPVRDVSWDEKGMTWEVYGAAMEVEVLGMAIQKHLERQIEEHGRQGAPAPPSAARAGPGRAGSVRAAPPDGAAKRPPGLFRALLQSVRRPRCCSRAGPTAE